The following are encoded together in the Bacillus cereus group sp. RP43 genome:
- a CDS encoding NupC/NupG family nucleoside CNT transporter, whose amino-acid sequence MKYLIGVFGLVLILGIAWLASNDRKKVKYRPIITMVILQFILGFLLLNTSVGNVLISGIADGFGELLKYAADGVNFVFGGLVNQKEFSFFLSVLMPIVFISALIGILQHIKVLPIIVKSIGIALSKVNGMGKLESYNAVASAILGQSEVFISVKKQLGLLPEKRMYTLCASAMSTVSMSIVGSYMVLLKPQYVVTALVLNLFGGFIIASIINPYEVTEEEDMLEVQEEEKKTFFEVLGEYIIDGFKVAITVAAMLIGFVALIAFINAVFKGVIGISFQEILGYVFAPFAFIMGVPWHEAVNAGNIMATKLVSNEFVAMTDLAQGNFNFSDRTTAIISVFLVSFANFSSIGIIAGAVKSLNEKQGNVVARFGLKLLFGATLVSFLSATIVGLLF is encoded by the coding sequence ATGAAATACTTAATCGGTGTTTTTGGCCTCGTATTGATTTTAGGTATCGCTTGGCTTGCTAGTAATGATAGAAAGAAAGTCAAATATCGCCCAATCATAACGATGGTTATATTACAATTCATTTTGGGATTTTTATTATTAAATACAAGTGTAGGGAATGTATTAATTAGCGGAATAGCAGATGGTTTTGGAGAATTATTAAAATATGCCGCTGATGGTGTGAATTTCGTATTTGGTGGATTAGTAAATCAAAAAGAGTTTTCATTCTTTTTAAGTGTATTAATGCCAATCGTATTTATATCAGCTTTAATAGGTATTTTGCAACATATTAAAGTGTTACCCATTATTGTGAAATCTATCGGTATAGCATTAAGTAAAGTAAATGGAATGGGGAAACTAGAATCATATAACGCGGTAGCTTCTGCGATTTTAGGACAATCTGAAGTGTTTATTTCAGTTAAGAAACAATTAGGATTATTGCCAGAAAAAAGAATGTATACATTATGTGCATCTGCAATGTCTACAGTTTCTATGTCTATCGTTGGATCATATATGGTGTTATTAAAACCGCAATATGTTGTAACCGCTTTAGTGCTTAACTTATTCGGTGGTTTCATTATTGCTTCTATCATTAACCCGTACGAAGTTACTGAAGAAGAGGACATGTTAGAAGTACAAGAAGAAGAGAAAAAGACCTTCTTTGAAGTATTAGGAGAATACATTATAGATGGATTTAAAGTTGCGATTACGGTAGCAGCTATGTTAATTGGTTTCGTTGCTCTTATCGCATTCATTAATGCAGTATTTAAAGGTGTAATCGGTATCTCATTCCAAGAAATTCTTGGCTATGTATTTGCACCATTTGCATTTATTATGGGTGTTCCTTGGCATGAAGCAGTTAACGCCGGAAATATTATGGCAACAAAATTAGTATCGAATGAATTTGTCGCTATGACAGATTTAGCACAAGGAAACTTTAATTTCTCAGATAGAACGACAGCGATTATATCTGTATTCTTAGTATCATTTGCAAACTTCTCTTCAATTGGAATTATTGCTGGGGCAGTTAAGAGCTTAAATGAAAAACAAGGGAATGTAGTCGCAAGATTTGGTTTGAAATTACTTTTCGGTGCAACGTTAGTAAGTTTCTTATCAGCAACAATCGTTGGCTTGTTATTTTAA
- the deoC gene encoding deoxyribose-phosphate aldolase, whose product MNIAKLIDHTILKPNSTKEDVMKVIEEAKQYKFASVCINPTWVKLAAEELAGHDVDVCTVIGFPLGASTTETKAFETKDAIAKGATEVDMVINVGALKDGDNEFVEKDIYEVVQAAKGKALVKVIIETCLLTDEEKVRACELSVKAGADFVKTSTGFSTGGATAEDIALMRKTVGPNVGVKASGGVRTREDADKMVEAGASRVGASASVAIVLNDAKGATDNY is encoded by the coding sequence ATGAACATTGCAAAGTTAATTGACCATACAATTTTAAAACCAAATTCTACTAAAGAAGATGTTATGAAAGTAATCGAAGAGGCAAAGCAATACAAATTTGCTTCAGTTTGTATTAATCCTACATGGGTAAAGCTAGCTGCTGAAGAATTAGCTGGACATGATGTAGACGTTTGTACTGTAATCGGTTTCCCATTAGGAGCAAGCACTACTGAAACAAAAGCATTCGAAACAAAAGATGCTATCGCAAAAGGTGCAACTGAAGTTGATATGGTAATCAACGTAGGTGCTTTAAAAGATGGCGACAATGAGTTCGTTGAAAAAGATATTTATGAAGTAGTACAAGCAGCAAAAGGAAAAGCTCTTGTAAAAGTAATCATTGAAACTTGCCTTCTAACAGACGAAGAAAAAGTTCGTGCTTGTGAATTATCAGTAAAAGCTGGTGCTGATTTCGTAAAAACTTCAACTGGATTCTCAACTGGCGGAGCAACTGCTGAAGATATCGCATTAATGCGCAAAACAGTTGGGCCAAACGTTGGTGTAAAAGCATCTGGTGGCGTTCGTACACGTGAAGATGCAGACAAAATGGTAGAGGCTGGAGCCTCTCGCGTTGGAGCAAGTGCTAGTGTTGCAATCGTTTTAAACGATGCAAAAGGTGCTACAGATAACTACTAA
- a CDS encoding sugar-binding transcriptional regulator has protein sequence MEKDKQQLSVEVARLYYQSDYSQQEIANKLNISRPTISRLLKYAKEKGFVQISIADPFADLDNVGNLLKEKYNLLEAHVVFSPVPEYATITEYISKYAAEYMEKTVKTGDIVGVSWGMTMYEIARKIVPQHVKGVEVVQLKGGISHSSVNTYANETIALFADAFQTTPRNLPLPVIFDNAVTKELVEQDRHIHHIIEMGKQANIAIFTVGTVRDEALLFRLGYLDKDETSLLKKQSVGDICSRFFDGDGNISSEEINKRTIGIELEELKLKKRSILVAGGKRKIKAIDGALRGGYANVLIIDQHTAKELLHYQKD, from the coding sequence ATGGAAAAAGATAAACAACAGTTAAGCGTTGAAGTTGCAAGATTATATTATCAATCAGATTATAGTCAGCAAGAAATTGCTAACAAATTAAATATTTCAAGACCGACGATCTCTAGATTATTAAAGTACGCAAAAGAAAAAGGATTTGTTCAAATTAGCATAGCCGATCCGTTTGCTGATTTAGATAACGTTGGGAATTTACTTAAAGAAAAGTACAACTTGTTAGAGGCACATGTTGTGTTTTCTCCAGTTCCAGAATATGCAACGATTACGGAGTATATTAGTAAGTATGCTGCTGAGTATATGGAAAAGACAGTGAAAACTGGTGATATCGTTGGTGTAAGCTGGGGAATGACGATGTATGAAATCGCTAGGAAAATCGTACCGCAACATGTAAAAGGCGTAGAGGTTGTCCAATTAAAAGGTGGCATTAGTCACTCAAGTGTAAATACATATGCGAATGAGACGATTGCTTTATTTGCAGATGCTTTTCAAACGACGCCAAGAAATCTACCCCTTCCAGTTATATTTGATAATGCGGTGACAAAAGAATTAGTGGAGCAAGATAGACATATTCATCACATTATCGAAATGGGAAAACAAGCAAATATTGCAATTTTCACTGTCGGAACAGTGCGTGATGAAGCGTTATTATTCCGATTAGGATATTTAGATAAAGATGAAACGAGCTTACTGAAAAAACAATCGGTCGGTGATATTTGTTCACGTTTCTTTGATGGAGACGGTAATATTAGTAGCGAAGAAATTAATAAGCGCACAATTGGAATTGAGCTAGAAGAATTGAAGTTAAAGAAACGTTCTATTTTAGTTGCAGGTGGTAAGAGAAAAATAAAAGCAATTGATGGTGCGTTACGTGGCGGGTATGCAAATGTATTAATTATAGATCAGCATACGGCGAAAGAATTGTTACATTATCAAAAAGATTAG
- a CDS encoding nucleoside hydrolase, protein MKKKVLLFTDLGIDDAFAILYTFFRKDIQLVGIVADYGNVSRENVIRNINYLKYIAGREEIPVFLGASVPLTGILIQYFPEVHGKVGLGPIIPPEISYPVYPLNDIYQIIESNLEDLTIINLGRLSSLATTFVLNLETMRNVRECICMGGAFFYPGNVTAVAEANFYSDPYAANLILQHAKNLTIIPLNVTQHAIVTPEMVQQIDAFHRNTQDLAGLIIKPMLDYYYKFYSKSNPGISGSPMHDFVTVWYLLNQEAVGLSRVPIKVIPDQGEGFGQSIADFRFATNPGYKTHNVAFQLDYKRFKKDIMETFLKKRV, encoded by the coding sequence ATGAAAAAAAAGGTTCTCCTGTTTACAGATTTGGGGATTGATGATGCGTTTGCTATACTGTACACCTTTTTTCGTAAAGACATTCAACTTGTAGGAATTGTAGCCGATTATGGAAATGTATCCAGAGAAAATGTAATAAGAAATATTAACTATTTGAAGTACATTGCGGGAAGAGAAGAGATACCTGTATTCCTTGGGGCTTCTGTACCGCTGACAGGTATATTGATTCAGTATTTCCCTGAGGTACATGGAAAAGTAGGATTAGGACCTATCATTCCCCCTGAAATTTCATATCCAGTGTATCCTTTAAATGATATTTATCAAATTATAGAATCAAATTTAGAAGATCTTACAATTATCAATTTAGGAAGACTTTCTTCGCTAGCTACGACTTTTGTGTTGAATTTAGAAACAATGCGAAACGTAAGAGAATGCATTTGCATGGGGGGAGCTTTTTTCTATCCAGGTAACGTAACTGCTGTGGCTGAAGCTAACTTTTACTCAGACCCTTATGCAGCAAACTTAATTCTGCAGCATGCAAAGAACTTGACAATTATTCCTTTAAATGTGACTCAACATGCGATTGTTACACCCGAAATGGTCCAGCAAATCGATGCATTTCATCGGAATACACAGGATCTTGCAGGACTCATCATCAAACCTATGTTAGACTATTATTATAAATTCTACTCTAAGTCTAATCCTGGTATAAGTGGAAGCCCTATGCATGATTTTGTAACAGTGTGGTATTTGCTGAATCAAGAGGCTGTTGGCCTTTCAAGAGTACCCATTAAAGTAATTCCTGATCAAGGAGAAGGATTTGGTCAAAGTATTGCAGACTTTCGTTTTGCTACTAATCCAGGCTATAAAACGCATAATGTAGCTTTTCAGCTTGATTATAAAAGATTCAAGAAGGATATTATGGAAACGTTTTTAAAGAAGAGAGTGTAA
- a CDS encoding LysE family translocator, with amino-acid sequence MENYLLFILTAILIIIMPGPGFALVTKNTISHGRNGGIKTILGTVSGMMIHTIMATLGLSAILMKFAMLFTLIKYAGAFYLIYLAVKSIKSALSKKEDMSGSVEMNSKDIGTIKSFRQGFTTAILNPKTAVFFLSFLPQFIVSNQSHLFQFLLLGLTFTTLTAIWYLLYISLIRQLRTFLRKEKVNRTIEGITGTVLLVFGVRLFFQK; translated from the coding sequence ATGGAAAATTATTTATTATTTATCCTTACAGCAATCCTAATCATAATAATGCCTGGTCCCGGTTTTGCCTTAGTTACAAAAAACACTATCTCGCATGGTAGAAATGGTGGGATAAAGACCATCTTAGGAACGGTATCTGGAATGATGATTCATACAATAATGGCTACACTAGGACTCTCTGCTATCCTAATGAAATTTGCTATGCTATTTACATTAATAAAATATGCTGGGGCTTTTTACTTAATTTACTTAGCTGTAAAGTCAATTAAAAGTGCCTTGTCTAAAAAAGAAGATATGTCAGGTTCAGTGGAAATGAACTCTAAGGATATTGGAACGATTAAAAGTTTTAGACAAGGATTTACCACGGCAATCTTAAACCCAAAAACTGCTGTATTTTTCCTAAGTTTTCTACCCCAATTTATTGTGAGCAATCAAAGTCATCTCTTCCAATTTCTTTTGTTAGGACTCACATTTACGACTTTGACAGCAATATGGTATTTACTTTATATCTCACTAATACGTCAATTAAGAACTTTTTTAAGAAAAGAAAAAGTGAACCGTACAATAGAGGGTATTACTGGCACAGTATTATTAGTATTTGGAGTTAGGTTATTTTTCCAAAAATAA
- the nheC gene encoding non-hemolytic enterotoxin NHE subunit C, with protein sequence MQKRFYKKCLLTIMIAGVATSNALPLHPFAAEQNVKTLQENAKNYSLGPAGFQDVMAQTTSSIFAMDSYAKLIQNQQETDLSKISSINSEFKGNMIQHQRDAKINAAYWLNNMKPQIMKTDQNIINYNNTFQAYYNDMLAAIDQKDSGKLKADLEKLYADILKNQNEVDVLLGNLKAFRDRMAKDTNSFKEDTNQLTSILASTNAGIPALEQQINTYNDSIKKSNDMVIAGGVLCVALITCLAGGPMIAIAKKDIANAEREIANLKDRISGAQAEVAILTDVKNKTTNMTETIDAAITALQNISNQWYTVGAKYNNLLQNVKGISPEEFTFIKEDLNTAKDSWKDVKDYTEKLHEGVAK encoded by the coding sequence ATGCAGAAAAGATTTTATAAAAAATGTCTTTTAACGATCATGATTGCTGGGGTGGCAACGAGTAATGCACTTCCTTTACATCCTTTTGCAGCGGAACAAAACGTAAAAACATTACAAGAAAATGCAAAAAATTATTCTCTCGGTCCAGCAGGATTCCAAGATGTAATGGCGCAAACGACATCGAGCATATTCGCAATGGATTCATATGCAAAATTAATTCAAAATCAGCAAGAGACTGATTTGAGTAAAATAAGTTCAATTAATAGTGAGTTTAAAGGAAATATGATTCAGCACCAAAGAGATGCAAAAATTAATGCGGCGTATTGGTTAAATAATATGAAGCCTCAAATTATGAAAACGGATCAAAACATTATTAATTACAATAATACTTTTCAAGCGTATTATAATGACATGTTAGCAGCGATTGATCAAAAGGATAGCGGTAAATTAAAAGCGGATTTAGAAAAGTTGTATGCGGATATTTTAAAGAATCAAAATGAGGTAGATGTACTATTAGGGAATTTGAAAGCTTTTCGCGATAGAATGGCGAAAGACACAAATAGTTTTAAAGAGGATACGAATCAATTAACCTCGATTTTGGCGAGTACGAATGCTGGTATTCCAGCATTAGAGCAACAAATAAATACATATAACGATTCGATTAAAAAGAGTAATGATATGGTTATCGCTGGTGGTGTACTTTGCGTAGCGCTAATAACATGTCTTGCTGGCGGACCGATGATTGCGATTGCGAAAAAAGATATCGCAAATGCAGAAAGAGAAATAGCCAATTTAAAAGATAGAATTTCAGGAGCGCAAGCAGAGGTCGCAATTTTGACGGATGTGAAAAATAAAACAACAAACATGACAGAAACAATTGATGCAGCAATTACAGCCTTGCAAAATATATCAAATCAATGGTATACAGTAGGTGCAAAATATAATAATTTACTACAAAACGTAAAAGGAATCAGTCCAGAAGAATTTACGTTTATAAAAGAAGATTTAAATACAGCGAAAGATAGCTGGAAAGATGTAAAGGATTATACAGAAAAATTACATGAAGGCGTGGCGAAATAA
- the nheB gene encoding non-hemolytic enterotoxin NHE subunit B has protein sequence MTKKPYKVMALSALMAVFAAGNIMPAHTYAAESTVKQAPVHAVAKAYNDYEEYSLGPEGLKDAMERTGSNALVMDLYALTIIKQGNVNFGNVSSVDAALKGKVIQHQDTARGNAKQWLDVLKPQLISTNQNIINYNTKFQNYYDTLVAAVDAKDKATLTKGLTRLSSSINENKAQVDQLVEDLKKFRNKMTSDTQNFKGDANQITSILASQDAGIPLLQNQITTYNEAISKYNAIIIGSSVATALGPIAIIGGAVVIATGAGTPLGIALIAGGAAAVGGGTAGIVLAKKELDNAQSEIQKITGQVTTAQLEVAGLTNIKTQTEYLTNTIDTAITALQNISNQWYTMGSKYNSLLQNVDSISPNDLVFIKEDLNIAKDSWKNIKDYAEKIYAEDIKVVDTKKA, from the coding sequence ATGACGAAAAAACCTTATAAAGTAATGGCTCTATCAGCACTTATGGCAGTATTTGCAGCAGGGAACATTATGCCGGCTCATACTTATGCAGCTGAAAGTACAGTGAAACAAGCTCCAGTTCATGCGGTAGCAAAAGCTTATAATGACTATGAAGAATATTCATTAGGACCAGAAGGCCTAAAAGATGCAATGGAAAGAACAGGTTCAAATGCTTTAGTAATGGATCTGTACGCTTTAACAATTATTAAACAAGGTAATGTTAACTTTGGTAATGTATCGTCAGTTGATGCAGCTTTAAAAGGAAAAGTGATTCAGCACCAAGATACAGCTAGAGGAAATGCGAAGCAATGGTTAGATGTATTAAAGCCACAGCTTATTTCAACGAATCAAAATATCATTAATTATAATACGAAGTTCCAAAACTATTATGATACTTTAGTTGCTGCGGTAGATGCAAAAGATAAAGCGACTCTTACGAAAGGCTTAACTAGATTATCAAGTAGTATTAATGAAAATAAAGCACAAGTAGATCAGTTAGTAGAAGACTTGAAGAAATTCCGAAATAAAATGACGTCGGATACGCAAAACTTCAAGGGAGATGCAAATCAAATTACATCTATCTTAGCTAGTCAAGATGCTGGAATTCCGCTATTGCAAAATCAAATTACAACGTACAATGAAGCAATTAGTAAATATAATGCAATTATTATCGGTTCATCAGTTGCTACAGCGTTAGGTCCAATTGCAATTATCGGTGGTGCAGTAGTTATTGCAACTGGTGCAGGAACTCCGCTAGGAATCGCATTAATTGCAGGTGGTGCAGCAGCTGTAGGTGGTGGTACAGCTGGAATCGTATTAGCGAAGAAAGAGCTTGATAATGCACAATCTGAAATTCAAAAAATAACTGGACAAGTTACAACTGCTCAACTAGAAGTAGCAGGATTAACAAACATTAAAACACAAACTGAGTATTTAACAAATACGATCGATACTGCAATTACAGCACTGCAAAACATTTCAAATCAATGGTACACAATGGGATCAAAATACAATTCTTTACTTCAAAATGTAGATTCAATTAGTCCAAATGACCTTGTTTTCATTAAAGAAGATTTAAACATTGCGAAAGATAGCTGGAAGAACATTAAAGACTATGCAGAAAAAATCTATGCTGAAGATATTAAAGTAGTAGATACGAAAAAAGCATAA
- the nheA gene encoding non-hemolytic enterotoxin NHE subunit A: protein MKKTLITGLLVTAVSTSCFVPVSAYAKEGQTEVKTVYAQNVIAPNTLSNSIRMLGSQSPLIQAYGLVILQQPDIKVNAMSSLTNHQKFAKANVREWIDEYNPKLIDLNQEMMRYGTRFNSYYSKLYELAGKVNEDEQAKADFTSAYGKLQLQVQSIQESMEQDLLELNRFKTVLDKDSNNLSIKADEAIKTLQGSNGDIVKLREDIKRIQGEIQAELTTILNRPQEIIKGSINIGKQVFTITNQTAQTKTIDFVSIGTLSNEIVNAADSQTREAALRIQQKQKELLPLIQKLSQTESEATQITFVEDQVSSFTELIDRQITTLETLLTDWKVLNNNMIQIQTNIEEGTYTDSSLLQKHFNQLKKVSDEMNKQTNQFEDYVTNVEVH from the coding sequence GTGAAAAAGACTTTAATTACAGGGTTATTGGTTACAGCAGTATCTACGAGTTGCTTCGTTCCTGTAAGCGCTTACGCTAAGGAGGGGCAAACAGAAGTGAAAACAGTATATGCGCAAAATGTAATTGCTCCAAATACATTATCTAATTCAATTAGAATGTTAGGATCACAGTCACCGCTTATACAAGCATACGGATTAGTTATTTTACAACAGCCAGACATTAAGGTAAACGCTATGAGTAGTTTGACGAATCATCAAAAATTTGCAAAAGCGAATGTAAGAGAGTGGATTGATGAATATAATCCGAAGCTAATCGACTTAAATCAAGAGATGATGAGATATGGTACTAGATTTAATAGCTATTATAGTAAGCTCTATGAACTAGCAGGAAAAGTAAATGAAGATGAACAGGCAAAAGCAGATTTTACAAGCGCATACGGAAAATTACAATTGCAAGTACAAAGCATCCAAGAGAGTATGGAGCAAGATTTATTAGAGTTAAATCGATTTAAAACAGTACTAGATAAAGATAGTAACAACTTATCCATTAAAGCTGATGAAGCAATAAAAACATTGCAAGGATCAAATGGGGATATTGTGAAATTAAGAGAAGATATTAAAAGAATTCAAGGGGAAATTCAAGCTGAACTAACTACTATTTTGAATAGACCGCAAGAAATCATTAAAGGTTCTATTAATATCGGTAAACAAGTATTTACAATTACAAATCAAACTGCACAAACGAAAACGATCGACTTTGTTTCTATCGGTACTTTAAGTAATGAAATTGTAAATGCTGCAGATAGTCAAACGAGGGAAGCAGCTCTTCGTATTCAACAAAAGCAAAAAGAGCTATTACCACTTATTCAAAAGTTATCACAAACTGAATCAGAGGCGACTCAAATTACATTCGTTGAAGATCAAGTAAGTAGCTTTACAGAACTAATTGATCGCCAAATTACAACTTTAGAAACGTTATTAACGGATTGGAAAGTTTTAAATAATAATATGATCCAAATTCAAACAAATATTGAAGAAGGCACGTATACAGACAGTAGTTTACTTCAAAAACATTTCAATCAACTCAAAAAAGTAAGTGATGAAATGAATAAGCAAACGAATCAATTTGAAGATTACGTTACAAACGTTGAAGTACATTAA
- a CDS encoding APC family permease — MVSSIKRFLIGRPLKSTELGEQKLNKTKALAILSSDALSSVAYGPEQILIALAGLGAIAYWYSIPIAVGVLVLLTALILSYRQIIFAYPHGGGAYVVSKENLGMNPGLIAGGSLLVDYILTVAVSVSAGTDALTSAFPSLHAHNVIIAIIFVIFITILNLRGVTESASVLAYPVYLFVLALFILIGVGIYNILTGHVSPTLHTPIGTPVAGISLFLLLRAFASGSSALTGVEAISNAIPNFKDPAPNNAAKTLLAMGALLAVLFSGIVFLAYYYGITPSKEVTVVSQIAEQTFGRNFMYYFIQGTTALILILAANTGYSAFPLLAVNLAKDKFIPRMFTIRGDRLGYSNGIIILGIASIILIVAFQGQTEHLIPLYAVGVFIPFTLSQTGMVLKWLREKPEGWALRLTVNLIGAVISFIVMSMFFLTKFAQVWSILIFLPAIIFLFHRIKKHYDAVGDQLSLKTCEPLIPIEGNVIVVPVAGMTHVVENSLNYAKALSADQVIAVYVAFDREEEKKFEEKWKKWQPEVRLVTLHSHYRSIIQPLTKFIDTVQYKASESNYRVTVVIPQFIPKKGWHNILHNQSSLLIRAYLLYKRNVVITTVPYHLKK; from the coding sequence GTGGTTTCATCTATTAAAAGATTTTTAATTGGAAGACCGTTAAAATCAACTGAGTTAGGCGAACAAAAGCTTAATAAAACAAAGGCGTTAGCAATTTTGTCTTCTGACGCTTTATCATCGGTTGCTTACGGTCCAGAGCAAATTTTAATTGCTTTAGCAGGTCTTGGAGCAATTGCGTATTGGTATTCAATTCCGATAGCTGTTGGGGTATTAGTATTATTGACAGCTCTTATTTTATCTTACCGTCAAATTATTTTTGCTTACCCTCATGGTGGGGGCGCATATGTTGTATCAAAAGAAAACTTAGGGATGAATCCAGGCTTAATAGCTGGAGGGTCTTTATTAGTTGACTATATTTTAACTGTTGCAGTAAGTGTATCAGCAGGTACAGATGCGTTAACATCTGCTTTTCCTAGCTTACATGCACATAATGTAATCATTGCGATTATATTTGTTATATTTATAACCATATTAAATTTACGAGGTGTAACAGAATCAGCTTCCGTTTTAGCATATCCTGTTTATTTATTTGTTTTAGCACTATTTATATTAATTGGTGTAGGGATATACAATATTTTAACTGGTCACGTTTCACCGACTTTACACACGCCGATTGGAACGCCGGTTGCGGGAATTAGTTTGTTTTTACTGTTAAGAGCATTTGCATCAGGTAGTTCGGCTTTAACAGGTGTTGAAGCGATTTCAAACGCAATTCCAAACTTTAAAGATCCTGCACCAAACAATGCAGCGAAAACTTTGCTTGCAATGGGCGCATTACTTGCTGTGTTATTTTCAGGAATTGTATTTTTAGCTTATTATTACGGAATTACACCGAGTAAAGAAGTAACTGTTGTTTCGCAAATTGCTGAACAAACATTTGGACGTAATTTCATGTACTATTTCATACAAGGCACAACAGCTTTAATATTAATTCTTGCTGCTAACACAGGGTATTCTGCATTTCCATTATTAGCAGTTAACCTTGCAAAAGATAAATTCATACCGAGAATGTTTACGATTAGAGGAGACCGTCTTGGTTACTCAAACGGTATTATTATACTTGGAATCGCTTCGATTATTTTAATTGTAGCTTTCCAAGGTCAAACAGAACATTTAATTCCGCTATATGCAGTAGGTGTGTTTATTCCATTTACACTTTCTCAAACGGGTATGGTATTAAAATGGCTTCGTGAAAAACCTGAAGGATGGGCTTTAAGATTAACGGTTAATTTAATTGGTGCAGTCATTAGTTTTATCGTTATGAGCATGTTCTTTTTAACTAAATTCGCACAAGTTTGGTCGATCCTTATTTTCTTACCTGCTATTATCTTCTTGTTCCATCGAATTAAGAAGCATTATGATGCAGTGGGTGATCAATTAAGTTTAAAAACTTGTGAGCCTCTTATTCCGATTGAGGGGAATGTAATTGTCGTTCCTGTAGCTGGTATGACTCATGTAGTAGAAAATTCATTGAACTATGCGAAGGCTCTTTCTGCAGATCAAGTTATCGCTGTATACGTTGCTTTTGACAGAGAAGAGGAAAAGAAATTTGAAGAGAAATGGAAGAAGTGGCAACCTGAAGTAAGGCTTGTTACATTGCATTCTCATTATAGAAGTATTATTCAGCCGCTCACTAAGTTCATTGATACAGTGCAATATAAAGCGAGTGAATCAAATTATCGAGTTACGGTCGTTATACCACAGTTTATTCCGAAAAAAGGCTGGCATAACATTCTTCATAATCAATCAAGTTTATTAATACGTGCGTATTTACTCTATAAGAGAAATGTTGTTATTACGACAGTTCCATATCATTTGAAAAAGTAA
- the panE gene encoding 2-dehydropantoate 2-reductase, whose protein sequence is MRILVLGAGGVGGFFGGRLVEKGEDVTFLVRSKRKQQLEEKGLVIRSVNGDFSFQPKLITKEDRNSPFDVILFSTKAYHLNEAIVDLKPFVGENTVIIPLLNGIAHLTLLQKEFGGEKVMGGLCFIETTLNDQGEIVQTSAANRLVFGEIKPRDSERIKRIIQAFIGTKASFVLSENITQDMWHKYLFITVMSGVTTLMRAPIGPIRESEGGREFIRNLFEESVQIMRALGAPVKEDIAQEHMKTIDKISYDMKSSMQRDMEKGSFIEGEHLQGYLLDLAEQFSLEAPLLGAVYQNLKVYEEMTFNKSVIELDV, encoded by the coding sequence ATGCGCATTTTAGTATTAGGAGCTGGTGGCGTCGGTGGATTTTTTGGTGGCCGATTAGTAGAAAAGGGAGAAGATGTTACATTTCTCGTTCGTAGCAAAAGAAAACAGCAATTAGAGGAAAAAGGACTTGTTATTCGTAGTGTTAATGGAGATTTTTCATTTCAACCGAAATTGATAACGAAAGAAGATAGAAATTCTCCATTTGATGTGATTTTATTTTCAACAAAGGCGTATCATTTAAATGAGGCGATCGTAGATTTGAAGCCTTTCGTAGGAGAAAATACTGTAATAATCCCGCTGTTAAATGGTATCGCTCATTTAACACTATTACAAAAGGAATTCGGCGGGGAAAAAGTAATGGGCGGTTTATGCTTTATTGAGACGACGTTAAACGACCAAGGAGAAATTGTACAAACTAGTGCTGCCAACAGACTTGTATTTGGAGAAATTAAGCCTCGAGATTCAGAGAGAATAAAGCGTATTATTCAAGCATTTATAGGTACGAAAGCTAGCTTTGTTTTAAGTGAAAATATTACGCAAGATATGTGGCATAAATATTTATTTATTACTGTCATGTCAGGCGTTACAACATTAATGCGTGCACCGATAGGACCAATTCGTGAAAGTGAAGGTGGACGTGAATTTATCCGAAATTTATTTGAGGAATCTGTACAAATTATGAGGGCATTAGGAGCTCCAGTTAAAGAAGATATTGCCCAGGAACATATGAAAACAATTGATAAAATTTCTTATGATATGAAGTCCTCGATGCAGCGTGATATGGAAAAAGGTTCGTTTATTGAGGGGGAGCATTTGCAAGGTTACTTACTGGATTTAGCAGAGCAATTTTCTTTAGAAGCACCATTACTAGGAGCGGTATATCAAAATTTGAAGGTGTATGAAGAAATGACATTTAACAAATCCGTAATAGAATTAGATGTATGA